A single region of the Streptomyces sp. NBC_01381 genome encodes:
- a CDS encoding methyltransferase: protein METPENVTGEHETDIDSDIDSNSDFVGLLTEHALGHLFSAALRTAASCRIADHLASAPRTPQDLALLTDTDAGHLRRVLRFLATRGIFREDEAGAFHLTPVANALRTDIPYSQHALVLMLTDETFQRTSAGLEETVRKAGPSYERIFGKPFFAHLATDPGLRQLFDDGMSALSAPVDEVVAATYPFPERGTVVDVGGGRGGLLRSILRRHPALTGVLLDQAPAVSRHVLGDDDELKGRYRAESGDFFAGVPEGGDIYVLKHVLHDWPDDACLRILRNCRAAMAPGARVLIVDSVLPAGNDPHLGKVLDVAMAAIVDGQERTEEEFTRLLSEAGLKVTRILPTRAFPSVVEAVAA, encoded by the coding sequence GTGGAGACACCGGAGAACGTCACGGGCGAGCACGAGACCGACATCGACAGCGATATCGACAGCAACAGCGACTTTGTGGGCCTGCTGACGGAGCACGCCCTGGGACACCTCTTTTCGGCGGCGCTGCGCACGGCGGCGAGCTGCCGGATAGCCGACCACCTGGCGTCCGCGCCACGCACCCCGCAGGACCTGGCACTCCTGACCGACACCGACGCGGGGCACTTACGCCGTGTCCTGCGCTTCCTCGCCACCCGCGGCATCTTCCGCGAGGACGAAGCGGGCGCGTTCCATCTGACGCCGGTCGCGAACGCGCTGCGCACGGACATCCCGTACTCCCAGCACGCGCTGGTGCTGATGCTGACCGACGAGACGTTCCAGCGGACGTCGGCGGGCCTGGAGGAGACGGTGCGCAAGGCGGGCCCGTCGTACGAGCGGATCTTCGGGAAGCCGTTCTTCGCGCACCTGGCGACCGATCCCGGCCTGCGGCAACTGTTCGACGACGGCATGAGCGCGCTCTCGGCGCCGGTCGACGAGGTGGTCGCCGCGACGTACCCGTTCCCGGAGCGGGGCACCGTGGTGGACGTGGGCGGCGGGCGCGGCGGTCTCCTGCGGAGCATCCTGCGCCGGCACCCCGCGCTGACGGGGGTCCTCCTCGACCAGGCGCCGGCCGTGAGCCGTCACGTCCTGGGCGACGACGACGAGCTGAAGGGCCGCTACAGGGCGGAGAGCGGCGACTTCTTCGCCGGAGTCCCGGAGGGCGGCGACATCTACGTACTCAAACACGTCCTGCACGACTGGCCGGACGACGCCTGCCTGCGCATCCTGCGCAACTGCCGCGCCGCGATGGCACCGGGCGCACGCGTCCTGATCGTCGACTCGGTACTGCCCGCGGGGAACGATCCGCACCTCGGCAAGGTGCTCGACGTGGCGATGGCGGCGATCGTGGACGGCCAGGAGCGGACGGAGGAGGAGTTCACGCGGCTCCTGAGCGAGGCGGGACTCAAGGTGACGCGAATCCTTCCCACCAGGGCGTTCCCCTCAGTGGTGGAGGCGGTGGCCGCTTAG
- the lon gene encoding endopeptidase La: MASTSTPLTLPVLPLDDEVVLPGMVVPFDLSDTDVRAAVEAAQAAARSSGSGSKPQVLLVPRIDGTYAATGVLGTVEQVGRLSDGDPGALIRGRGRVRIGAGTTGPGAALWVEGLKVDETVPEPLPGAVAELVKEYKALATSWLKKRGAWQVVDRVQQIEDVSALADNSGYSPFLSTEQKVQLLETDDPTARLKLATEQLREHLAEQDVAESIAKDVQEGVDKQQREFLLRRQLDAVRKELRELNGEQEGEESDDYRTRVEAADLPENVREAALKEVDKLERSSDQSPEGSWIRTWLDTVLELPWNERTEDEYDIKGAQNVLDSEHAGLQDVKERITEYLAVRKRRADRGLGVVGGRRGGAVLALVGPPGVGKTSLGESVAHAMGRKFVRVALGGVRDEAEIRGHRRTYVGALPGRIVRAIKEAGSMNPVVLLDEIDKVGSDFRGDPAAALLEVLDPAQNHTFRDHYLEVELDLSDVVFLATANVLEAIPEALLDRMELVRLDGYTEDEKVVIARDHLLPRQLERAGLDKDEVVLDESALRRLAGEYTREAGVRNLERSVARLLRKVAAQHELGDRELPFTVTDEDLRSLIGRPHHVPESAQDPAERRTAVPGVATGLAVTGAGGDVLFVEASLADPETGASGLTLTGQLGDVMKESAQIALSFLRSHGAELELPVGDLKERGVHVHFPAGAVPKDGPSAGVTLTTALASLLSGRLVRTDVAMTGEVSLTGRVLPIGGVKQKLLAAHRAGITTVIIPKRNEADLDDVPAEILDKLDVHPVTDVRQVLELALTEAEVRVPAAA, from the coding sequence ATGGCTTCGACGTCCACACCGCTCACTCTGCCCGTGCTGCCGCTCGACGACGAGGTTGTCCTGCCCGGCATGGTGGTTCCGTTCGACCTGTCCGACACCGATGTACGAGCCGCGGTGGAGGCCGCCCAGGCGGCGGCCCGCTCCAGTGGCAGTGGAAGCAAGCCGCAGGTCCTTCTTGTTCCGCGGATCGACGGGACGTACGCGGCGACCGGTGTCCTCGGCACGGTCGAGCAGGTCGGGCGGCTCTCCGACGGCGACCCCGGCGCGCTCATCCGCGGCCGTGGCCGGGTGCGGATCGGCGCCGGGACGACCGGGCCGGGTGCGGCGCTCTGGGTGGAGGGGCTCAAGGTCGACGAGACCGTGCCCGAGCCGCTGCCGGGTGCCGTCGCCGAGCTGGTCAAGGAGTACAAGGCGCTCGCCACCAGCTGGCTGAAGAAGCGCGGCGCCTGGCAGGTCGTGGACCGCGTCCAGCAGATCGAGGACGTCTCCGCGCTCGCCGACAACTCCGGATACTCGCCCTTCCTCTCCACCGAGCAGAAGGTCCAGCTCCTGGAGACCGACGACCCGACGGCCCGTCTGAAGCTCGCCACCGAGCAGCTGCGCGAGCACCTCGCCGAGCAGGACGTCGCCGAGTCCATCGCCAAGGACGTACAGGAAGGCGTCGACAAGCAGCAGCGCGAGTTCCTGCTCCGCCGCCAGCTCGACGCCGTGCGCAAGGAGCTGCGCGAGCTCAACGGCGAGCAGGAGGGCGAGGAGTCCGACGACTACCGCACCCGTGTCGAGGCCGCCGACCTCCCCGAGAACGTCCGCGAGGCCGCCCTCAAGGAAGTCGACAAGCTGGAGCGGTCCAGCGACCAGTCGCCCGAGGGCTCCTGGATCAGGACCTGGCTCGACACGGTCCTCGAACTGCCGTGGAACGAGCGGACCGAGGACGAGTACGACATCAAGGGCGCCCAGAACGTCCTCGACTCCGAGCACGCGGGCCTGCAGGACGTGAAGGAGCGGATCACCGAGTACCTGGCGGTGCGCAAGCGACGCGCCGACCGCGGCCTCGGAGTCGTCGGCGGCCGTCGCGGCGGCGCCGTGCTCGCCCTCGTCGGCCCGCCCGGCGTCGGCAAGACCTCGCTCGGCGAGTCCGTCGCGCACGCCATGGGCCGCAAGTTCGTGCGGGTCGCGCTCGGCGGCGTACGCGATGAGGCCGAGATCCGCGGACATCGTCGTACGTACGTGGGGGCGCTGCCCGGACGGATCGTGCGGGCCATCAAGGAAGCCGGGTCCATGAACCCGGTCGTGCTCCTGGATGAGATCGACAAGGTGGGCTCCGACTTCCGGGGCGACCCGGCCGCCGCCCTCCTCGAAGTCCTCGACCCGGCGCAGAACCACACCTTCCGGGACCACTACCTGGAGGTGGAACTGGACCTGAGCGACGTCGTCTTCCTCGCCACCGCCAACGTCCTGGAAGCCATCCCGGAGGCCCTGCTCGACCGTATGGAGCTGGTCAGGCTCGACGGTTACACCGAGGACGAGAAGGTCGTCATCGCCCGCGACCACCTGCTCCCGCGCCAGTTGGAGCGGGCGGGCCTGGACAAGGACGAGGTGGTCCTGGACGAGAGCGCGTTGCGCAGGCTCGCCGGTGAGTACACGCGCGAAGCGGGCGTACGCAATCTGGAGCGGTCCGTCGCGCGGCTGCTCCGTAAGGTCGCCGCTCAGCACGAACTGGGCGACAGGGAGCTGCCGTTCACCGTCACGGACGAGGACCTGCGGTCCCTGATCGGGCGGCCGCACCACGTGCCCGAGTCCGCGCAGGACCCGGCCGAGCGGCGCACGGCCGTGCCGGGTGTCGCGACCGGGCTCGCGGTCACCGGAGCGGGCGGTGACGTGCTCTTCGTGGAGGCGTCGCTCGCCGACCCGGAGACCGGGGCGTCCGGGCTCACGCTCACCGGTCAGCTCGGCGACGTGATGAAGGAGTCGGCACAGATCGCGCTCTCCTTCCTGCGCTCGCACGGCGCCGAACTGGAGCTGCCCGTCGGCGACTTGAAGGAGCGGGGCGTGCACGTCCACTTCCCGGCGGGCGCGGTGCCCAAGGACGGGCCGAGCGCGGGCGTCACGCTGACGACCGCCCTCGCCTCGCTGCTCAGCGGGCGCCTGGTCCGTACGGACGTGGCCATGACCGGTGAGGTCTCGCTGACCGGCAGGGTGCTTCCGATCGGTGGCGTCAAGCAGAAGCTGCTTGCCGCGCACCGCGCCGGGATCACCACGGTGATCATCCCGAAGCGGAACGAGGCGGACCTGGACGACGTCCCGGCGGAGATCCTGGACAAGCTGGACGTCCACCCGGTGACGGATGTCCGCCAGGTGCTCGAACTGGCCCTGACGGAGGCCGAGGTGAGGGTTCCGGCCGCCGCGTGA
- a CDS encoding lysozyme, which yields MPVHRPGTPRRSRWSAAGILLSVLSALSLLITLPGAAQAAGGDDVPARGSARMGQGVIEHDGQGSLPPSGDAVQTEGVDVSSHQGNVAWSTLWNSGVKWAYVKATEGTYYKNPYFAQQYNGSYNVGMVRGAYHFATPDTSSGAAQANYFVDNGGGWSRDGKTLPGALDIEWNPYGAACFGKSQSAMVTWIRDFLNQYKARTGRHAVIYTATSWWKQCTGNYGGFAVNNPLWIARYASAPGELPAGWGFYTMWQYTSSGPTVGDHNKFNGALDRVVALANG from the coding sequence ATGCCCGTGCACAGACCCGGAACGCCCCGCCGCTCACGCTGGTCAGCGGCCGGAATCCTGCTATCGGTCCTCTCCGCCCTCTCCCTCCTCATCACCCTGCCCGGCGCCGCACAGGCCGCCGGCGGCGATGACGTACCGGCCCGCGGCTCCGCCCGCATGGGCCAGGGCGTCATCGAGCACGACGGGCAGGGGAGCCTGCCGCCCAGTGGCGACGCCGTCCAGACCGAGGGCGTCGACGTCAGCAGCCACCAGGGCAACGTCGCCTGGTCGACCCTCTGGAACAGCGGCGTGAAGTGGGCCTACGTCAAGGCCACGGAAGGCACGTACTACAAGAACCCCTACTTCGCCCAGCAGTACAACGGTTCGTACAACGTGGGCATGGTCCGGGGCGCCTACCACTTCGCGACGCCCGACACCTCCAGCGGCGCCGCCCAGGCCAACTACTTCGTGGACAACGGCGGCGGCTGGTCGCGCGACGGCAAGACGCTGCCGGGCGCGCTGGACATCGAGTGGAATCCGTACGGGGCGGCCTGCTTCGGCAAGTCGCAGTCCGCGATGGTCACCTGGATCCGGGACTTCCTGAACCAGTACAAGGCGCGCACCGGGCGGCACGCCGTCATCTACACGGCCACCAGCTGGTGGAAGCAGTGCACGGGCAACTACGGCGGCTTCGCCGTCAACAACCCGCTGTGGATCGCCCGTTACGCCAGCGCTCCGGGTGAACTCCCGGCCGGCTGGGGCTTCTACACGATGTGGCAGTACACCTCGTCGGGCCCGACGGTCGGGGACCACAACAAGTTCAACGGCGCCCTCGACAGGGTGGTGGCGCTCGCCAACGGCTGA
- a CDS encoding MarR family winged helix-turn-helix transcriptional regulator, translated as MSAELHESGVDREFLSLERELTLLLRRARASSGEMARQVHPDLEPAAYGLLVCLDDSGPQRATDLAAYIGVGKATMSRQLRALEELGLVAREPDPADGRAWLVHLTEEGGARFRTVRAGRRERYVRQLAGWDRAEVAELARLLHQLNSSAEG; from the coding sequence ATGAGTGCTGAATTGCACGAGAGCGGTGTCGACCGCGAGTTCCTCTCCCTGGAGCGGGAGTTGACCCTCCTGCTGCGCCGGGCCCGCGCCTCGTCCGGCGAGATGGCCCGCCAGGTCCATCCGGACCTGGAGCCTGCCGCGTACGGCCTTCTGGTCTGCCTCGACGACTCCGGTCCGCAGCGCGCCACGGATCTCGCCGCTTACATCGGCGTGGGCAAGGCGACGATGAGCCGTCAGCTGCGGGCCCTTGAGGAACTGGGTCTGGTGGCCCGGGAGCCGGACCCCGCGGACGGCCGGGCGTGGCTGGTCCACCTCACCGAGGAGGGCGGCGCCCGGTTCCGTACGGTGCGTGCGGGGCGGCGGGAGCGGTATGTGCGGCAGCTTGCCGGTTGGGACCGGGCGGAGGTTGCCGAGCTGGCTCGGCTGCTGCATCAGTTGAATTCTTCCGCTGAGGGGTAG
- a CDS encoding protein phosphatase 2C domain-containing protein, which produces MRIELATEPGDPTRPNEDYAAVMLPASGQGGSLVLLDGVTPPTGDDGCLHSVPWFTARLGGALGELSVSRRDMTLVEILAAAIKRTADTHNQTCDLSHPRTPQATVVLVRWDDERVEHLVLSDSALLVAAPGGRVTAVLDERLSQLPPAIRELRDTVRALPRGSAEREAAGREYGAAVEALRNAEGGFFTAAADPSAAARAITGSSPRTAVTAVAALTDGVGRWVETFREGSWQDCFDLLRKEGPQHLVDRVRDLEHADPEGTAFPRGKRHDDAAAVYAEL; this is translated from the coding sequence ATGCGCATCGAACTCGCCACCGAGCCCGGCGACCCCACCCGCCCCAATGAGGACTATGCCGCGGTCATGCTTCCCGCATCGGGACAGGGCGGTTCACTCGTCCTCCTGGACGGGGTGACTCCGCCCACCGGAGACGACGGCTGTCTGCATTCCGTCCCCTGGTTCACGGCGCGACTCGGCGGCGCACTGGGAGAACTGTCCGTTTCACGGCGGGATATGACGCTCGTTGAGATCCTCGCGGCGGCAATCAAGCGCACCGCAGACACACACAACCAAACCTGTGACCTTTCTCACCCGCGCACGCCTCAGGCCACGGTGGTTCTGGTGCGTTGGGACGACGAGCGGGTCGAGCATCTGGTCCTCTCGGACTCCGCACTCCTGGTGGCGGCCCCCGGCGGCCGGGTCACGGCGGTCCTCGACGAGCGCCTGTCCCAGCTCCCGCCGGCGATCCGTGAACTGCGCGACACGGTCCGCGCCCTGCCGCGCGGCTCGGCGGAACGGGAGGCCGCGGGCCGCGAGTACGGCGCCGCGGTCGAGGCCCTGCGCAACGCGGAGGGCGGCTTCTTCACGGCAGCGGCCGACCCGTCGGCGGCGGCACGCGCGATCACCGGCTCCTCACCCCGGACAGCGGTGACGGCGGTGGCGGCCCTGACGGACGGCGTCGGCCGCTGGGTCGAGACGTTCCGGGAGGGCAGCTGGCAGGACTGCTTCGACCTCCTGCGCAAGGAGGGCCCGCAACACCTGGTGGACCGGGTGCGCGACCTGGAGCACGCGGACCCGGAGGGGACGGCGTTCCCGAGGGGCAAGCGGCATGACGATGCGGCGGCGGTGTACGCGGAGCTCTGA
- a CDS encoding nitrate- and nitrite sensing domain-containing protein: MASDGATPGATTPTEQARERSPEPTAGEPAASEQTPGATVPDGAKSADGSAAQPAKPVNSKPTARVRNRLIVAVAVVAAAIAGAGAPAVVAASGQLSDAQELVTLAERTQQAVSLSHSLADERDEVTSYIAAGRPKGGKGLSESRSARVDRQIDELRSADAPAGLRRDLADIAAVRRAALTGKSSALEAHTAYSDVITELHALTRELAEQTPPRAGSGGYALADLDHAVEQAAATRGLLLAALAVPRTTETSTTVDPVTGLPTKVVDESSAGAKTRNALSAAAQRADVREQAAVADFRDTATERARATYDSTVTGTEVTTAEKYLSRLTDQPTLSTAELRYDSKKIDAALSARIEMMRGAESSLTVKRTKDLAQLRDDDVTALEIRVALIGVTLLVAVGVTMAMARTLTRPLAVLRLGSARLATEPAPQEPIRFTGRDDEFAQVVRSVNALHGHAAALTERLTTLEADRKHLIGQRTSMADERATLRAELAEAAAHLERVRQSIHGTFVNLALRTLGLVERQLAVIENLEDREQDPDRLATLFKLDHFATVMRRHSENLLVLAGAEHGHQHPGPVPLVDVVRAAVSEIERYERVRIATLPPHAHVAGFAADDISHLVAELLENATSFSPPDASVEVSGWLLESGEVMLSVQDEGIGVTPDRMTELNSRLAEFRPDDAYDQESGDGLGLGLYVVARLAARHGARVRLREQKQGGVAAVVVLPKSILAAAPAVAAPPAGVPVAGAAPVVHLPGSEAEANSNVLPGRSSSAADPLIAAAEVAVQEAEAEPAVSAETTLELVPPEAPEEPEAEAEQEAAPAPEAPAGPKWERVTDKGLPKRTPKITAPESTVPKARSGSVDAEALRKRLGGFHQGAISGRRDVEAELSERNEETENKGDSVEEASS; encoded by the coding sequence ATGGCCTCTGACGGGGCCACGCCGGGCGCGACCACCCCTACGGAGCAGGCGCGCGAGCGCTCGCCCGAGCCCACGGCGGGAGAGCCCGCGGCGAGCGAGCAGACCCCCGGTGCGACGGTTCCTGACGGTGCGAAGAGCGCCGACGGGAGCGCCGCGCAGCCCGCGAAACCCGTCAACTCCAAGCCCACCGCCCGCGTACGCAACCGGCTCATCGTCGCCGTCGCCGTCGTGGCCGCCGCGATCGCCGGGGCCGGAGCGCCCGCCGTCGTGGCCGCTTCCGGGCAACTGAGCGACGCCCAGGAGCTGGTGACCCTCGCGGAGCGCACTCAGCAGGCCGTCTCGCTGAGCCACTCCCTCGCCGACGAGCGCGACGAGGTCACCTCGTACATCGCCGCGGGCCGCCCGAAGGGGGGCAAGGGGCTCTCCGAGAGCCGCAGCGCCCGCGTCGACCGCCAGATCGACGAGTTGCGCTCGGCGGACGCCCCGGCCGGTCTGCGCCGCGACCTCGCCGACATCGCCGCCGTACGCAGAGCGGCGCTCACCGGCAAGAGCAGTGCTCTCGAAGCGCACACGGCGTACTCGGACGTCATCACCGAACTGCACGCCCTGACCCGCGAACTCGCCGAGCAGACACCGCCCCGCGCGGGCTCCGGCGGCTATGCGCTCGCCGACCTCGACCACGCCGTCGAACAGGCCGCCGCCACCCGCGGCCTGCTCCTCGCCGCCCTCGCCGTGCCCCGCACCACGGAGACGAGCACCACCGTCGACCCGGTCACCGGCCTGCCCACCAAGGTCGTCGACGAGTCCTCCGCCGGCGCCAAGACCCGCAACGCCCTGAGCGCCGCCGCCCAGCGCGCCGACGTCCGCGAGCAGGCCGCCGTCGCGGACTTCCGGGACACGGCCACGGAACGCGCCCGCGCGACGTACGACTCGACGGTCACGGGCACCGAGGTCACCACCGCCGAGAAGTACCTCTCCCGGCTCACCGACCAGCCCACGCTCTCCACCGCCGAGCTCCGCTACGACAGCAAGAAGATCGACGCCGCGCTCTCCGCCCGCATCGAGATGATGCGCGGCGCCGAGTCCTCGCTCACCGTCAAGCGCACCAAGGACCTCGCCCAGCTGCGCGACGACGACGTCACGGCCCTGGAGATCCGCGTCGCGCTCATCGGCGTCACGCTGCTCGTCGCGGTCGGCGTCACCATGGCGATGGCCCGCACGCTCACCCGCCCGCTCGCCGTCCTGCGCCTGGGCTCCGCCCGCCTCGCCACCGAGCCCGCGCCGCAGGAACCCATCCGCTTCACCGGCCGCGACGACGAGTTCGCCCAGGTCGTACGGTCCGTCAACGCGCTGCACGGCCACGCGGCGGCCCTCACCGAGCGGCTGACCACCCTCGAAGCGGACCGCAAGCACCTCATCGGGCAGCGCACGTCCATGGCCGACGAGCGCGCGACGCTCCGTGCCGAACTGGCCGAGGCCGCCGCCCACTTGGAGCGGGTGCGGCAGTCCATCCACGGCACGTTCGTGAACCTCGCGCTGCGCACGCTCGGCCTGGTCGAGCGCCAGCTCGCCGTCATCGAGAACCTGGAAGACCGCGAGCAGGACCCCGACCGCCTCGCCACGCTCTTCAAGCTCGACCACTTCGCCACGGTCATGCGCCGCCACAGCGAGAACCTCCTGGTCCTCGCCGGTGCCGAGCACGGCCACCAGCACCCCGGTCCGGTGCCGCTCGTCGACGTCGTACGCGCCGCCGTCTCCGAGATCGAGCGGTACGAACGCGTGCGCATCGCCACGCTGCCGCCGCACGCGCATGTCGCGGGCTTCGCCGCGGACGACATCAGTCACCTGGTCGCCGAGCTCCTTGAGAACGCGACGTCGTTCTCGCCGCCGGACGCCTCCGTCGAGGTCTCCGGGTGGCTCCTGGAGAGCGGCGAGGTCATGCTCTCCGTGCAGGACGAGGGCATAGGGGTCACCCCCGACCGGATGACGGAGCTCAACTCCCGTCTCGCGGAGTTCCGTCCCGACGACGCGTACGACCAGGAGAGCGGGGACGGGCTCGGGCTCGGTCTGTATGTCGTGGCGCGGCTCGCCGCGCGGCACGGGGCGCGGGTTCGCTTGCGCGAGCAGAAGCAGGGTGGTGTCGCCGCTGTTGTCGTGCTGCCCAAGTCGATTCTTGCCGCGGCGCCGGCTGTCGCGGCGCCGCCGGCGGGGGTTCCCGTTGCCGGGGCGGCGCCTGTTGTGCACCTCCCTGGCTCGGAGGCCGAGGCCAACTCCAATGTGCTGCCGGGGCGGTCTTCCTCTGCGGCTGATCCGCTGATCGCGGCTGCGGAGGTGGCTGTACAGGAGGCCGAGGCTGAACCCGCGGTTTCGGCTGAGACGACTCTGGAGCTTGTCCCTCCGGAGGCGCCTGAGGAGCCCGAAGCTGAAGCCGAGCAGGAGGCCGCGCCCGCCCCGGAAGCCCCCGCCGGACCCAAGTGGGAGCGGGTTACCGACAAGGGGCTGCCCAAGCGCACGCCCAAGATCACCGCGCCCGAGTCCACCGTGCCCAAGGCGCGCAGTGGCTCCGTCGACGCCGAAGCGCTGCGCAAGCGTCTCGGGGGCTTCCACCAGGGAGCCATCAGTGGCCGTCGCGACGTAGAGGCCGAGCTGAGCGAACGTAACGAAGAGACCGAAAACAAGGGGGATTCAGTCGAGGAGGCAAGTAGTTGA
- a CDS encoding roadblock/LC7 domain-containing protein — MRSPSSPAGGTATGFGLSSEARNLHWLLTNLVEEVQGLLSVAVVSSDGLLLLSSDPARNNAEAVDNSSGPKGSSADLATIVSGLGSLCIGAAKLMDAGTVKQTVVAMEEGSLFVMSISDGSLLGVHATPDCDMSVVAYHMALFVGRAGHVLTPELRSELRQSMESVR, encoded by the coding sequence ATGCGCTCGCCCAGTTCGCCCGCCGGCGGTACCGCCACCGGGTTCGGCCTGAGCAGCGAAGCCCGCAACCTGCACTGGCTGCTGACGAATCTCGTCGAGGAGGTGCAAGGGCTGCTGTCGGTCGCGGTGGTCTCCTCCGACGGGCTGCTCCTCCTCTCCTCCGACCCCGCGCGCAACAACGCGGAGGCGGTGGACAACAGTTCAGGTCCCAAAGGGTCGAGCGCCGACCTCGCCACCATCGTCTCCGGTCTCGGCTCGCTCTGCATCGGCGCCGCCAAGCTGATGGACGCCGGAACGGTCAAACAGACCGTCGTCGCGATGGAAGAGGGCAGCCTCTTCGTCATGTCGATCAGCGACGGCTCGCTGCTCGGCGTGCACGCGACCCCGGACTGCGACATGAGCGTCGTCGCGTACCACATGGCGCTCTTCGTCGGCCGTGCCGGGCATGTCCTCACCCCCGAACTCCGCAGTGAGCTGCGCCAGTCGATGGAGAGCGTCCGATGA
- a CDS encoding DUF742 domain-containing protein, which yields MSSKPGKLPQRGGARKPSRVRPYSLTGGRTRFGHVLLVETFVAALEAPEERRELPQGNATARVMPELRAIVEICRRMRTVAEIAALLKMPLGVVRVLLSDLADQGKIRVYGTGHGPGQPDRALLERVLSGLRRL from the coding sequence ATGAGCAGTAAGCCCGGCAAGCTGCCCCAACGGGGCGGCGCACGCAAACCCTCCCGAGTACGCCCGTACTCGCTCACCGGCGGCCGCACCCGCTTCGGCCACGTCCTGCTCGTCGAGACGTTCGTGGCCGCGCTCGAAGCTCCTGAGGAGCGTCGCGAACTGCCGCAGGGCAACGCCACCGCCCGCGTCATGCCGGAACTGCGGGCCATCGTCGAGATCTGCCGCCGGATGCGTACGGTCGCGGAGATCGCCGCGCTCCTCAAGATGCCGCTCGGCGTGGTCCGCGTACTGCTCAGCGACCTCGCAGACCAGGGAAAGATCCGCGTGTACGGAACGGGCCACGGCCCGGGACAGCCGGACCGCGCACTGCTCGAAAGGGTGCTCAGTGGCCTCCGCCGTCTCTGA